The sequence AAGCAGCCAAGCAAACAGCTTTACCTTTAGTGAGCCATGTTGATAACTCATAACTATGTTGTCTTCATCTTCTCTGAACTTTATGAGCAGGTTCTGTTGGGTTCTTTGTTTTTATCATTTCAGATGCGTAAATATGGTGAATTGAGATGTTTGATCCAGTTTGTAATGCAAGACTTAACCGAGAGATATAACCGCATTTTCTACCCTTTAAACTGCTGTACACTTTCAGTTAATGGAACTGGGATTTTCAGTCGGGTGTGTTATTCTAAAATGAGATTTGACTGCATGACTCATCAAGGTATGAATTTGATGTTCTTAAATACAATACAGCAGAGACAAGCCTGCCATGAGGAACTCCATAGCTTTAGTTTGTCATTTGAAGTCACTGTATATATTATTACAGCGGAGCAGGAGCGAATCTCGTTAACAGCAGGGCAATTTGCATTGTATTGCTGACTGAAGCTGCCaatgttatgtttttttttcctgctcaaTCTTTTGTTCCTGTAGCTATTCTGAAAACATTGAATGGATTTTGCACAACTTAGAACTACCATTGAAGACGCAAATTAACCGAAACAATGCAGAACAACAGCGAGCATCAGAATGATGAAATGTTGTCATGATCACCACGATGGGCAAGTAAACTGCATAATAATCTCAAGAAATCGTTGGATTACTGCGTGCGAGGCCGCAAGCTCATCTGGACCGTACGGGAGTGATCAAACGGTGGAAAGAGATCCCGCGAAAGGGGTCGGAATTTTAAACGCCGAACCCCTTTGGGCCAAGATGGGCCCGCTCGTGAGGCCCACGGGTCGTAAATAATTCTTCTCATCTGGGCCGCACGGCCTTGATTGAACGGCCCAAGGGGATGGGAGACCCGTATCCATACTCCATAGCAACGCTAGCCGGCCCGAGCGACACACGGGGTTGAGCTTTAATTTCCTCTAATCCTATTTTGCGGCCAATTTTATCCTAGAACACGACCGATTTTAATTCACTACGCCTTGGAAGCTAAGAAGATGTTAACCTTTACTACTGGTTGAGagaatgcttttttttttacagtgctGTTCATCATGCATCATCAACAAAGATTTTCTTTTACACCGTCTGATGATTATGGATGATTTGTTTCGAAAAAGCTACCTCGCGCGTATGCGCAGCCAACGCGCACGAGGCGGGATTTTTTTCTCGGAGACACGTACTGACTAATCctgttagttagagataataACGACAAttaacatttgattttttttgataGCTTTTGTTTAACAGATTgaaaataaatctatacatagagtcaaattttaaaaacttttaacctagatttaaaaacttttaactcgaaatttgaaatttttgaagtcgaattttgaaaactttcatcttttcatatcaaatttgaaaaactttcaaccaagaattgaaaactttcaactcaaatttaaaaacttccaactcgagatttgaaaacttacaactcaaaatttgaaaacttccaactcgagatttgaaaattttcaagtcaaaacATTTAAAAACACGTGTattgaagattaaaaaaataatcagaaaaaacgtaaaagggaagaagaaaaaaaaagaaaatcgcaaaaaaaaaagaaaaaggaaaaaaatcgcTCGGGGGAATGATGTGAGTGAGCTTCAGAGTTATGTACAGGGTGTGTAGAGTTATGTACAGGGTGTGTGTTCGTCCATAATTATTCACAAGCTGAGCTCCCAGATTGACTTCATTCATGCATGGAACCTGACGAATGAGGAAAACGATGAAACTTTCcagttcaaatttaaaaatttttaagttaagatttaaaaattactagtaaattaatcactaataaaaatagaaaactaATCACTAGTAAACTAATTACGATTTTTCTCCTACCCGTGCGGCAGCAAActgtgaaaaaagaaaaaaaaagaaacgtggtgatggaaaaaaaaagaaaaaagagataaGAAACGTGCTCGCATGCGTGGAAAGTGTGGGCCGGAAGCGTGCGCACGAATTAGCATTCTTGTCGATAGTAGGTTGCCTCCACCCGTCCTGCCTCCCTGACGTCACGGTTGCCGTCTTGATTTATCTGCTCCATGATGGTTTTACTCCCCATGCTTGATGGAATATGCTGAATTTTAACATacgtaaaaagtaaaaaaggcATGCAAAATCTGTCTCAAGTTCTAGCCTCAAAAGCCCTTCTCAAACTCTGGAGTGACCTTATTCAGACAATTGCTATGCTTTCATCCCTGACTTTATTCAGACAGTAAAGTTTATTCAGACAGTAAACTAAACTGAGGTACATTCTGCAACTTTCCCAAGCATCTCTGAATCCTTCAACTCAACGCGACATAAGTATAACATGGCTTCGTATTTCTCTGCAAAGTTCTCCACGCATGGAATGCTGATTTTTGGTTGGAATTTGCTATCATCAGCGATCAGTCCAACCTTCGCCTGGGAAGACagagacattttttttctagaaacacACACGCCTGGGAAGGGAGTTGTTTATTtctcattttttcttttctacttTTCCCTTTTAATTTGAGAATCAATGAAGTTTTCGTCTCAAGCTATTGAAATCTTCAGGATACCTTTGATGATACACAACGGCACTTTGGATGATACTCATTGATACACATAACAATAGTTGATGATACACGTTTATACTTGCTTATATTGATTAATGCACGACGTGACGACAACACTCAAGGATAATGACTGATTTTATTATAAAGAGCACAAGGTTTCTTCAATATCATGACACTAGCTATGGGATACACTAAATCTCAGATTCTCAGTCATGGGGGATCTCGCAACATCTGCAGCCTGGACAGATCTTCATCACAATGAACAAGCAAATTAACAAGACTTGAGAAAACTCTATATAAACAGAACCCCACATCTCATCTTCCATCACACCAATCTCTCAACCCATTTGCACAAACAAAACACAACACATTTCCAAACCAAAAACTTCTCTTCTAATTTTCTCTGAAACTACCGCTCCAATGGCTTCACAGATCGAgagccaccgcgccggcgcggAGATCGTCAACGGCGATGACATCTGCAGGAAGATGTCCATCGAGCTCCTGGGAGAGCTCGGACTCCCCATGGGGCTCCTGCCATTGGAGGACATCGAGGAGTTCGGCTACAACCGGGAGACCGGGTTCATCTGGATGgtgcagaggaagaagaagatcgaGCACGTCTTCAAGAAGATCAAGCAGAACGTGTCCTACGCCGGTGAGGTCACGGCGTTCGTCGAGAAGGGGAAGCTGAAGAAGATCACCGGCGTGAAGACCAAGGAGCTGATGCTCTGGCTCAGCATCGTCGAGGTGTACGCCGCCGAGGCGTCGCCGGAGAAGGTGACCTTCAAGAGTGGCGCCGGAATCTGCAAGACCTTTGACGCCGCTGCATTTGCACTTGGGGAGTAAGGACTTGGAATTGATTTGCTTGCATTGTTCGAAATGATGCGAAAAGTTTATGGTAAAAATGTCCGTGTCAAAGAAGGATGGAACTTCTGTTGTTTCATGCATTAAGCTCATGTATTCAGCAGTGTCATGTACACTGCGTTGTGATCAAATCTATTACCATTatgtaataataaaattaattttaaaagattACAATATAtctgaacacatgcatgaagtattaaatataaaaaaataactaattatatagattgggtgtaaattgtgagacgaatcttttaagcctaattgctccatgatctgacaatgtggtgctatagtaaacatttgctaatggcggattaattaggcttaataaattcatctcgcagtttgcaggcggattctataatttattttgttattactctacgtttaatacttcaaatgtatatccgtatatccgatttgacacgccaaaactttacatccctacatctaaacatagccttatgtggtgtttgggaaggagggactaaatttagtccctctcacaaaagtataagtcTCTATGAGAGGAACTAaaatttttgtgagagggactaaactttagtccctccttcccaaacatCACCTTAGTTGACTGCATTGTAGTTGCATAGGTAGAACGGATGTGCATTTGCTACgatagaaaaagagaaaaaaacataaactaGCAGAGTGAGCTGCACGGAATACCAGTTAGCAAGTTATCCCTTGCTTCCATTTATAACTATACCTTGTTCAGGTTGAAGCCTAACTTGTAATTTCCATGATTAAATTATACTTTTACCATTTTATGTAATCTTGAGCTTTTTAGGCTTTAAAACCTAATTAACCTCATTATTATGAATTTTTAGCAGCCtgtatatagattttttttttaaaaagaatactATTTAGTAGTTAAGGAAACGTGCGCGCCGGAGATAATAGAGTGGAGGTTAATAACCATAGCTtaagaacacaacctaaaaCTGCTAGTAATACTTATTCAGAAGCGAacaaaaatcgaacacactTCTTGAAATGCTGAATCATCTGAGCAACTCTCATGCTCCTACTGTCCTCATTTGAACACATGTACACTACTAATCCTCGTTCTGGAAATTTAATCATCATCCATCAGAATattctactccatccgtcccaaaataagtgtagttttgcactattcacattcaacgtttaactattcgttttatttaaaaatttttttattagtatttttattgctattagatgataaacataaatagtactttatgtgtgactaaatatttttaaattttttgcaaatttttcaaataaaacggacggtcaaacgttgggcacaaatatccacggctgcacttattttgggagggAGGTAGTACTAGATTTATTTATCAATGCTTCCCATACCTAACAGCACGGAGCATTCATGACGTCAGCTACCACGAGCTCACCTCCCATTGGCTCATCCCTCCACCTCACTCGCCCACGTGGCGGGACGCATCTGGCCCCACATTCTGCCACCCTCCCCTCACACCCCACCCTTTCCCTGGACCGGGTGCACCAACACCGCAGAGCCTGAGTCTCCTGGTCCACGTACAcccgtggaccgggtccacggtgCACCGCGTCTTCTTCCACCTCCGCTTTATATGAGAAGAGAATAGAAGAGAAG is a genomic window of Oryza glaberrima chromosome 7, OglaRS2, whole genome shotgun sequence containing:
- the LOC127780400 gene encoding uncharacterized protein LOC127780400 translates to MASQIESHRAGAEIVNGDDICRKMSIELLGELGLPMGLLPLEDIEEFGYNRETGFIWMVQRKKKIEHVFKKIKQNVSYAGEVTAFVEKGKLKKITGVKTKELMLWLSIVEVYAAEASPEKVTFKSGAGICKTFDAAAFALGE